In the Brassica napus cultivar Da-Ae chromosome A7, Da-Ae, whole genome shotgun sequence genome, one interval contains:
- the LOC106353859 gene encoding uncharacterized protein LOC106353859, translating into MWMATRSSSGFGHEGSSLSSINFQTNTSSSEMGPYFGRSGGLLGMDMMSNNANTGLVQNGYSSNSSLDSVSGLKVDASLASEWSTEEQLRLEVGLEKYKDKPSIMKYIKIAATLPDKTVRDVALRCRWMTRKRRKAEEQNCGKRFSYSKDKQVELTSSIPSVSPASMASYPFLMPSTTSSDLSGNAFSLLDQNVRAFSQIRANLSSYKAHDNVDLFYQARNNLIRIQNDMNNMPGLMSQMPPLSVAIDDDLSAILFSNSTSAVPFNTMQNGGFHMKQEPFG; encoded by the exons atgtGGATGGCTACTCGATCTAGTTCTGGGTTCGGTCATGAGGGTTCCTCTTTGAGTTCTATAAATTTCCAGACGAATACTTCCTCTTCAGAGATGGGTCCTTACTTTGGTCGAAGTGGTGGCTTGCTGGGGATGGATATGATGAGCAATAATGCTAACACTGGGCTTGTTCAAAATGGGTATTCGTCAAATTCTTCTCTTGATTCGGTTTCTGGGCTCAAGGTAGATGCTTCCTTGGCTAGTGAATGGTCAACTGAAGAACAACTCAGACTGGAGGTTGGCCTTGAGAA GTATAAGGATAAGCCAAGTATCATGAAGTATATTAAGATTGCAGCCACTTTACCTGACAAAACTGTTCGAGATGTTGCTTTGCGTTGTAGATGGATGACG agaaagagaagaaaagcaGAAGAACAAAACTGTGGAAAAAGATTCAGTTATAGCAAG GACAAGCAGGTGGAATTGACTTCGAGCATACCTTCTGTTTCCCCTGCTAGCATGGCTTCGTACCCTTTCTTAATGCCCTCTACAACCTCCTCAG ATTTAAGTGGCAATGCATTCAGTCTCTTAGACCAAAATGTAAGAGCATTTAGTCAAATCAGAGCTAATCTCTCCTCATACAAG GCACATGATAACGTAGATCTCTTCTATCAGGCAAGGAacaaccttatcaggatccaaAATGA CATGAATAATATGCCTGGCTTGATGAGCCAGATGCCACCATTGTCTGTTGCAATCGATGATGATCTCTCAGCTATCTTATTTAGTAATTCAACTTCG